Proteins encoded in a region of the Triticum dicoccoides isolate Atlit2015 ecotype Zavitan chromosome 3A, WEW_v2.0, whole genome shotgun sequence genome:
- the LOC119270635 gene encoding myosin-binding protein H-like, producing the protein MEPNAGGPALALVLVWLLCCLAAGASAAYSVPADPRRHPSPGPGRGGYYHGPAPAASPRRHHHRQHALSPAPAPHHAPSPTAGSDGLPSRPPVPVYTRAPEPQQATTTPHFGFPLEPTVGVAAGGPSGAPRKGAGGEGYPFIGSNPTVPLPTGVTDTATVRPLPDTTRVDDNAKVAGRAAEPVRAGAAMIGLLMAVLSTVALLLSSWS; encoded by the exons ATGGAGCCCAATGCCGGCGGCCCCGCACTCGCTCTTGTTCTCGTCTGGCTCCTCTGCTGCCTCGCCGCCGGCGCCTCGGCGGCCTACTCCGTGCCGGCCGACCCCAGG CGGCACCCTTCGCCTGGTCCTGGACGCGGAGGCTACTACCACGGCCCTGCACCGGCAGCGTCcccgcgccgccaccaccaccgtcaGCACGCCCTCTCGCCGGCACCGGCGCCGCACCACGCTCCCTCGCCGACCGCGGGGAGCGACGGCCTGCCGTCTCGCCCGCCGGTCCCGGTCTACACCCGCGCCCCGGAGCCGCAGCAGGCGACCACCACCCCGCACTTCGGGTTCCCGCTGGAGCCGACGGTGGGCGTCGCCGCGGGCGGCCCGTCCGGAGCGCCCAGGAAGGGGGCCGGCGGCGAGGGGTACCCGTTCATCGGCAGCAACCCCACCGTGCCGCTGCCCACCGGCGTCACCGACACCGCCACTGTGCGCCCGCTCCCCGACACGACCCGCGTCGACGACAACGCCAAG GTGGCCGGGCGTGCCGCCGAGCCCGTCCGGGCCGGGGCCGCCATGATTGGCCTCCTGATGGCCGTCCTCTCCACTGTTGCCTTGTTGCTGTCCTCCTGGAGCTAG
- the LOC119270634 gene encoding VAMP-like protein YKT61, producing MKITALLVLRSPGDASSSSSSVTAVGGAGGREPQQAAVLANASDVTRFGFFQRPAAREFIVFVARTVALRTRAGTRQTVQHQEYKVHCYNQGGLCAVAFTDDHYPVRGAFSLLGKVLEEYLKSFGESWRTAEDKATQHWQYLDDALAKYQDPAEADKLMKIQRDLDETKIILHKTIDSVLQRGERLDSLVEKSSDLSVASQMFYKQAKKTNSCCTIL from the exons ATGAAGATCACGGCGCTGCTGGTGCTCCGGAGCCCCGGGGacgcctcctcctcgtcatcctcggTGACGGCGGTAGGAGGGGCCGGCGGGCGGGAGCCGCAGCAGGCGGCGGTGCTGGCGAACGCGTCGGACGTGACCCGCTTCGGCTTCTTCCAGCGGCCCGCCGCGCGCGAGTTCATCGTCTTCGTCGCCCGCACCGTCGCGCTCCGCACCCGCGCCGGCACCCGCCAGACCGTCCAGCACCAAG AGTACAAGGTGCATTGCTACAACCAGGGCGGCCTCTGCGCCGTCGCCTTCACCGACGACCACTACCCCGTCCGGGGCGCCTTCTCCCTCCTCGGCAAG GTTCTTGAGGAGTACCTGAAGAGTTTCGGAGAGTCGTGGAGGACAGCGGAAGACAAGGCCACCCAGCATTGGCAATATCTTGATGACGCCTTGGCTAAATATCAG GATCCTGCAGAGGCCGACAAGCTGATGAAGATCCAGAGAGACTTAGATGAAACCAAGATTATTCTT CACAAGACCATCGACAGTGTGCTGCAAAGAGGCGAACGGCTGGATAGCCTGGTAGAGAAGAGTTCTGATCTAAGCGTCGCTTCACAG ATGTTCTACAAGCAGGCCAAGAAAACCAACTCCTGCTGCACAATCCTGTAA
- the LOC119273610 gene encoding serine decarboxylase 1-like gives MVGKKGGGDADGEAAAAVDPIGVGVGAVAGLTDRQLGVVPPPARVRAEGFEVMGPPVDDEEAAAGRRADVAALLAGFAHHLRDRTAHHLGYPYNLDFDFSVMAQFQSFSINNLGDPFIESNYGVHSRQFEVAVLDWFACLWELQQDQYWGYITNCGTEGNLHGLLVGRELFPDGIIYASRESHYSVFKAGRMYRVECVKIDALVTGEMNCADFRAKLLENLGRPAIVNVNIGTTVKGAIDDLDRIISILVECGFQNRFYIHCDGALAGLMMPFIRQAPKVTFTKPIGSVSVSGHKFMGCPVPCGVVITRLEHVKVLSTDIEYLSSRDATIMGSRNGHAPMYLWYTLNKKGYKGIRKEVQKCLRNAHHLANRLKEMGVSASLNELSSTVVFERPQDETFVHKWQLACESSIAHVVVMPNIDVEKLDDFVEELVARRAWHERKVFDILCVAKDIGQENCLCSLHN, from the exons ATGGTAGGGAAGAAGGGCGGCGGTGATGCCgacggagaggcggcggcggcggtagacCCTATCGGTGTTGGTGTTGGCGCCGTTGCTGGCCTGACTGATCGGCAGCTTGGCGTGGTGCCGCCGCCGGCGCGCGTGCGGGCGGAAGGGTTCGAGGTGATGGGGCCGCCGGTGGACGATGAGGAGGCTGCGGCGGGGAGGCGGGCCGACGTGGCCGCGCTCCTCGCCGGCTTCGCCCACCACCTCCGTGACAGGACCGCCCACCATCTCG GCTACCCTTACAACCTGGATTTCGACTTCAGTGTGATGGCTCAGTTCCAGAGCTTCTCCATCAACAACCTTGGCGACCCTTTCATCGAGAGCAACTACGGTGTGCACTCAAGGCAGTTTGAGGTCGCCGTGCTCGACTGGTTTGCCTGCCTTTGGGAGCTCCAACAGGATCAGTACTGGGGCTACATCACCAACTGTGGAACCGAGGGGAATCTGCACGGCCTACTAGTCGG GAGAGAACTCTTTCCTGATGGAATTATATACGCGTCTCGCGAGTCACATTACTCTGTCTTCAAGGCAGGTAGGATGTATAGGGTCGAGTGCGTCAAGATCGACGCTCTGGTCACCGGAGAGATGAATTGTGCGGATTTCAGAGCAAAGCTGTTGGAGAACCTAGGGAGACCCGCCATTGTGAATGTGAATATT GGGACAACTGTGAAGGGAGCAATTGATGATCTTGACAGGATCATAAGTATTCTTGTGGAATGTGGGTTTCAGAACCGGTTTTATATCCATTGTGACGGTGCTTTGGCCGGTCTTATGATGCCATTTATAAGACAA GCTCCAAAGGTGACATTCACGAAGCCCATCGGAAGCGTCAGTGTCTCTGGCCACAAGTTCATGGGTTGCCCAGTACCATGTGGTGTGGTAATAACCAGGCTTGAGCATGTAAAAGTACTTTCTACCGATATCGAATACCTATCATCTAGAGACGCAACAATCATGGGGAGCCGCAATGGGCACGCGCCAATGTACCTATGGTATACATTGAACAAGAAGGGTTACAAAGGCATCCGCAAGGAAGTTCAAAAGTGCTTGAGAAATGCTCATCACCTCGCCAACCGTCTCAAGGAGATGGGAGTAAGTGCATCCCTAAACGAGTTGAGTAGCACGGTGGTCTTCGAGAGGCCACAAGACGAGACTTTTGTGCACAAGTGGCAGCTTGCCTGTGAAAGCAGCATCGCACATGTGGTAGTGATGCCAAACATCGATGTGGAGAAGCTCGATGACTTTGTTGAGGAGCTTGTCGCCAGGCGGGCCTGGCATGAGCGCAAAGTGTTTGACATACTATGTGTTGCAAAGGACATAGGGCAAGAGAATTGCCTTTGTAGTCTACACAACTAG